tgattatttcaaataacCGTTTTAGatgattattacaataattacttGATTCGTAGTTGTTGGTTGATTATAACCAGAAGTTGCAGACGCAGACGGGGAAGCTTGGCTAAAGTTCGACGTATTGGATTGAGGAAACGACGTCGAACTGTTGTAACTTGCTTGTGTAACAGTCGCCGTTGCAGAGTAACTATTGGCGCTGGTGCCTGATGCAGTTTGAAACGATGACTGAGCAGACTGAGCATTTGTGGAGTATGCATTGTAAGTGCTTGGCGTCGCGGTAGGTGCTTGAAACGATGATTTCTGGGATTGATAAGTTGTTGTTGTACCATAGGTTGCTGCGTTTCCTGGCGAGACTTGCGAGGTGAAATCTTGTTTAGTTATATCTAAACTTTGTCCGGTACTATTACCGCGACCAGTAAAAGTTTGAGCGTTTATCGAATGTTCACTTGATACAGGTAGGTTCTCGCTGTTTGATAactgaaaacaaaataaaaatagtattagTTTTAATACTATTACGTaggtgaaataataaattaattaccatTTGAGAAGTGGTATTGAAAGGTGTTGTCGATGATTGTGTGGTTTCAATGTCCAGAGAATTATTCGTATTGGCAGTGTTTACAGCATTTGTAGTAGAAGTTACGTCCACACCAGGAATTGTACTACTTGCTGAATTGTATTTTTCATTTGCTGAACCATCAAGAGAGCTCGAATCGCTACCAAACTCAAGTGCACCAAATTGGACATCGAGAAATCCAATACCGCTATTAACTGCATCTCCTGGCATTTCTACAGCAGTGGATGGGATTTTTGATGGCGGTGGTACTCGTGGGCGTTGTTTTGTCGGTCTTTGAGGCTAAATAacgattaattgaaattagtttataaaataagaaatagttaaatatatcatttttcaaattacctgATTGGTAATTGATGAAGAAAATGTTGTTTGACCAGCAGCTTTTAAGCTTTCACTTGTTTGTTGAGTAAGTTGTGTTAAATACTGAGTCTGTGCAGCTGTTAACACTCCACCGCTTATAGCGTTTGGTTGCTGTGACAGTTGCATCGTTGGTAAGCTTAACACGGACTGTTGCTGCTGTGTTTGTTGAATTAAAGTTTGTTGTTGTATTGGTGGTATTTCCGACAATTTTGGCaattccttaaaaaaaaaatatatacatatatatatattttatgttacACGTTATTGATAAATGATAATTCGTTAAATAATATTTGGTAATTACGTACTTCTTGttgtaataatgataaatttacattttgatTTGATTGCACTGTTTGTAGATCCTGGGTTTTCGGCTCTTCTATGGGAGGTGGAGGTTCCGCTACCGATGTACTTGGTGTAAAAACTTTCGTATCGGCCAATGAACCTGTATACTCCTCGTTATCCCAGTCTTCTGTAGAATCCAAATTATTCCATGCATCTAACcacatatttttaatacatcCCATAAGAATGTAAAGTGGTTTGAAATACCAATAGGTAAAAGTGATGAAAAAGCTTACCCATCTTTGGTTCTTGAACaccttgttgttgttcttcgttACCTGTCCATGTATCAATTGGTCGATTAAAACTATGAGCAGACGAAGTAGATGATGGATCATTACGATTAGCAAACGTCCGTGGTCCAAGTCCTCTgcttcctcctcgtcctccTCGTCCAGGTCTTCCTGGACCACCTCTCCCTCTCCTGTTGCCACCGTAGCTGCCATCGCGAACCCCATCTTCcatgtttctttcattttctttgttttctCGACCACGCCCTGAATAAGGGTTTGTTTATAATTACAAGATTTacaataatttgtaataatgCTGATAAGTATACTTACATCCACGATTATCATGATTAGCACGGCCTCGCATACGCGGCGGACCACCTCCTCGTTGATTACGTCTTTCATCCCAATCACCGCTCTCATCCTGACCACCAGAAGTATCCATGTTTTGTTTAGAACCGCTCGGTTGACGaggcttctttttttttacttcccATTCTGTTTTTACTCCTTCCAAAAGATCATTAACAGCACGATCCAAATCCCCATCACTGTCGTGTAAAGCCATAACCACTTCATCTTCTGACCGTCTAGTCATGTCCATGACCTGCTTGATACGTTCTTTCAAAACAGGATCTTCTCCACTGCCCATTCTAGTGTCGATAATTTGTGCATGCCGCATCTGAACAGTGTTTGGCTACCGTGCCAaaagtttttattaaattatataaaaattatgtaaGAATCAAAGATGTTTTTACAAATGCAAATTATACAAACCTGTGCTTTCTCATGTTTTGACGAATCCGATGATTTAGTTTGATGATCTGACTTCCCATGTTGTTGTGATTTATTCTTATTGGTGCCTCTCGCACCGGAGGACACCGATTTGTTGCTTGAACTCATTGCCAACTAAAACCCCACACACCTATATCACTCACCTATCACACTATATACACTCTCTATTTACAGTCTGtaacaaaagaaataattaactgtgtatatttaatatgatTAAATATTCAACAAAAATACTGTACAAGTGAGAAAAACATTTATTgtatatatttcaattaatttatttcaaaattaaaggtGAAATATACTATTGTACTTTGTTATTACAAATACAGATATATACAGAAGCATGTATGTTGTTTAGCttcttaaattatatttaaactgTGTAAATTACATTGAGATGTCATACTTTAGAAATCTATGTACAACTTTTAACAATATTGGAACTATTTTTTCCTTTACAAAGTATATGATAAATCTTAATTACCAATTTCTTACTattaattaatcagtatatgagtaattacaaaataaataacaaaactGATTTGACTAAAAAATACTTAAaccatttaaaaatattttaatacagtcATAATTACATATGTTAATTCCAAAATCTgtatttaaatgataaatatGACCAACATTtaacattattataataaaagatcaaaatttcctattttaaagaaatataatgaaataaatgaattttaaaaaaatgtataattatgaaagaaaacaattattattgtattactaaATGATTCATAATCACTGAATTTGTGTACATGCAtgaatacataaaaatatattaaatacataattggataaaacaatatttaaaaaatttataaatgctTCGAATACATGTAAAATATCcattatattcaattaaaattgtatgTGATAAACATCACAGTTATTATCACATAtgataatttctaataaaattattattttaagtgACAATATAATTAAGAATTATATAGTATATAAtccaaaaattttagaaatactcGTGTCCTTAAGACTTTCAAGATTTCTAACATAGTTATGTATTGAAAATAACCTAGATAATAAAAGCAGTTTATATTTGAAAGTATTTGCATGATTGTGATGTACTTATTAAGTATTCTATCAAACTATGATCACAAAAATGTGTAAAAgaagatttataataaaaaaatcgacatcacaaagaaatatttctggGGCATAATTTTAGTTCTGTTTGTGAGTTAAGATGAAAAGGTTAGGATCCTCTAATGaggataaatagaaaattaaatcatttagtaAGTATTTCTTAAAATAGGTACGTTTCTCCTAAAACGATTATCTAGAAGAACGAATAACTAAACGTTTGGGTGATATGTAGAATGATCTAAATcttattcataaatttttgcgacATCCTAGATCATGCcacagatataaatgaagaagtCCACCTTGATTACCGAaagttttatcaatattttgcaACACAAAAGCTTTCGAAAGCTgacaatgtaaaaaaaaaagataaattttgACGTGCGCGGTGAGAATATGACGAAGAAGGATTATCAGGCGCATCACAAAAAACACCTTGTCCGTTTCGTTGTTGCTCGCAAGGGAGTTGTGAAAATTCTTCAAATGGATGATAAAGAAATTGGCCGTGTAGAGTTTGTTATACTCCTGAATCGGTACTACGACGTTGATGTAGAATATTTTCTGCAGACCATGTGCACGGTAGACGCCATTTCTGGTTTTGCGAGGAAGGCTTGTCAACCATCGCCGCGGTGGAGCATCGATAGATCTCCGTAAGACGATCAAGTCAAAGTATTTGCAAGTAACTCACAGTTATTATAAGCGTTGTTAGCGAACTCGAAGAACACGTCCAGAGTCAGAAACAAGTGAAATTCACGACGCCTCGGCTTTTTCGGCCGTGGCGCGCGAAAAACCACGAAAAAAACAACGAATTTGTTCGTACCTGGTTAGTGCGCTCAAAACGCAGCTCGGTCACGTGACCGCGGGCCCCCCTCCCTGACACGGCAGCACCGCCTCTATGGTTTATCAGGCTGCATACGGCTAGTCAATTTTATACTAGAAATTTCAGGTTGTTAACTaaacaattacaaattttctagattttcataaaaaaacaaATCTAATTTCAGGCTAATTTCCAATTATTCACACTATGTACTTTTAATcagttttttaatattattaaattattaatattatttattagagATGTCAAGAAACCAAAATTACTTTGCcatttgtattatatatatttttttagttGCTTGAAAATAAGGCATTTGATGAAGGGTCTGAAGTCTGCTGAAGTCATGATTGTGGTTAATGTATACTTAGAATAAACCACAAAGTATTCAAATAATTACTGATAAActtatttattgatattacaatGGATTCGTATTTAATGCAGGTAACGTATTAATTTATTAgacaaaataataatactaatactaAGAAAGTAGTTTCCAAATTACGGTTATGTTTACTATAGGTCAGGAGAATGTGGTTAAATCAGGATGGTGACCCTTTAGCGGTAACAAATAGttatttatattgtaataataaattgtataaaaatatgaacgatagattacatatatatttttttaaaggatATGTTGTCTTTACGGCATGGTCATATTTCAATTCCACAAATTGGGTCTGAAACTGCAATGACAAAAACAATGGAACATATATCTGCTCCTCTTGATGATTTGGTACTTTACCATTTAAAGTAACTGAAATATCTTTAAtagaaatttgtaattattattgtaataatgtgTAATAAAATGTTGTAATACTTATGTTTTTAGAACTATAGCAGCAATGAACAAGGATGATCGATTAGCTATGTATAATTATCAAAGTTCAGCAGTTCAGTCTTTAACAAAGATCTTACAAatgcaaaaagaagaaaattggatGTTACCTGTTATGAATGTGATGTGTTTAGAGTTAAGATTATTAGCAGTGTgtgttgaaaatatgaaaacaaataaaaatatgaaaccaGGAGAAATTCTAGAAAAGTGTGCAGATTGCTTAATGGGTTGTTTTCGAGTATGCGCTTGCGATAATCGTAGTTCAGAAGACGACACAAAACGATGGGGCATGCTAGCTTTAGTTAAtcagttattaaaaatttactttAGAATCAATAAGTTGCATTTGTGCAGACCTTTGATAAGAGCAATAGAATCTTCTCCCTACAAAGCACATTTTGCATTAGCACAACAAATCACTTATAAATTCTTTGTTGGCCGTAAAGCAATGTTTGATAGTGATTACAAAGCTGGTAATTATgcatatttattttaacaaacttAGCAGTTCAAATATAACTTGAAAATctttgtaataaatttaattactttccaGCTGATGAATACCTCACTTATGCATTTGAACACTGTCACAAACAATCTACAAAAAATAAGCGACTGATTTTAACTTATCTTGTGCCAGTGAAAATGTTATTGGGTTATATGCCAAAACACAGCTTGCTGGAAAAGTACAATTTAATGGAATTTGGGGAATTAATGGAAGCTGTCAAAAAAGGAGATTTATGTAATCTAGAAAAAGTTATGGAGAAACATGAAACCTTTTTCATAGGAGCTGGAATATATTTGATtgtggaaaaattaaaaataatagcaTACAGAAATTTGTTTAAGAAGGTGTATTTAGTATTAAACATACATCAAATTCCTATCCAAGATTTGCTCTCAGCCTTGCAAATGCATGAACTTAATGATATGGATATGGATGAAGTAGAATGCATTGTTGCAAATTTAATATATGAAGGAAAAATTAAAGGGTACATATCCCATCAACATAAGAAATTGGTAATCTCTAAACAAAATCCTTTTCCGCCACTTTCAACGATACCGTAATTGTTACTGAAgtatttgtattttctttttaataaataaattgaaatttgataaaactGTTACTTTTTAAAACTATCCATATGATATTGCTTATCATTTAATTGATGtttatatttcaaagaaaattagaatttatgatattttcttgtcaatttctttttaaatgtataaaaatattttactaattacaaacttataaaatactgtaatattttaatataaaagtttTTCTAAATGGAAGTTTAACTGCGTCGTGCGCATGAAGTCTAGTTTGCATGATTATCGGTTAATGAAAAGAAGGTGAAACGTAAAAGCGCAAGACGACAATCGAACACGGCGAGCGATAGAAGTATTCCGCGTTGTTAGTAATTTTCTTTAGCTGTATTTGTTCGTGTAAATAGTTTGACAGACGATATACCAATAACGTGTTCTTGTTAGTGCATCTGGCGATAAAAATTTATCCACAAAATGCTAAGTAAAATAGTTAATAGGACATACTATCGATTCACAGCCTGATTGGTTAAGTCAGTGTTGAATGCAAGTATGGCCGCCCTGCCATCACCCACGCAGGTAtactgtaatttttatatttctagcATGATATaatattcgatacaatgtaactgTTACTAAATAGGTTGTTCTAAACCTTATCTTTATTTAGTACAAGAATAGGATTATCttttgttatatatatattcttctaTCTTCCGATACTTACACTGCTGATTACTTAAACTTTGACAGCACAAATAATCTTTCAATATATTTACGAAAAATGTATTTCTTCTTTCacctattttataataaattttgtaatgaaaTTATCATATACTATATACAATTTACtgtattacaaataaatttgaCCTTAACATGTTCATTTATACAATTGGAAATATCAGTTGTGATATACTGCTCATTTCcggcaattaaaatttatacaaattatctATATGTAGAACTAAAATGCCCAATAAAGTATTATAATTCATAATATAATGTgaatgaatataataaatttatgtttatAGGTGGCTGGAAGCCATACTGATATATATGAAGCCTATTATAACCAGGTATAATGttacatattttgaaataatatttaactcttaaatatcatgatttaaaaatataatatacaggATGTATGTTATATTGATTTTTAGTATATAAGGTattatttcatcatttttatttttcacaatatttgagggttaattatatttaaaggtTGATCCCAATGGATGTGGACAAATTGGTGCAATGGAAGCTGCAAGATTTCTTAAGAAATCCCAGCTAAGCGATGATGTATTAAGTAAAATATGGGATATGGCAGATCCACAATCGCGTGGATTATTAGATAAGTCTGGACTTTTTGTTGCTCTTAAGCTTTGTGCATTGGCACAGGCAGGAAGGGATATTAGTATGTCAAATTTAAGCATGGAACTGCCTCCTCCAAAAATGGTAAGCCATTATATAGCGTATAaagcaaatttttctattgattatttttatttatttttagggTGATATTCCTATAACATACACTAAGAATGTAGTAAATGCTTTGCCAGTAATAACACCTGTCAGTACCGGAGATTGGTCTATTAAGCCATCAGAGAGGGCCAAATATGATCAGCTTTTTGATAGCTTGCAACCTACAAATGGGTATATTCCAGGAAATAAAGTAAAAGGTGTTCTTATAGATAGTAAACTTCCATTGGATACTCTTGGAACAATTTGGGACCTTGCAGACATGGATAAGGATGGTATGCTGGATAGACACGAATTTGTTGTTGTAAGTATTCAACTACATTTGTAATAAACATTATCCATTATTCCTATTTGAGTATCAGTGTAATGTTGTTACagttataattttgtttctttcttgtACAGGCTATGCACTTAGTATATAAAGCATTAGAAAAATATGCAATACCAAGTGTACTTCCACCAGAATTAATGCCACCTGGTAAAAGAAAAGACTCTATACCTGTATCAAAATCTCCTGCAGCTTTAGGAATAATAACAACCGCCCCGCCGCCTATTCCACCTTTACCGAATGTATCCTCTGTAAAGAGTATGCCTAGCATGGATACAGCAAGGGTATTTAAATTCTTATAAAACTATAATAGTTGCAGTTTTTAtatgttataaatttaatataaatgtgatGTATGTAGACAAACGTACAATGGGTAGTTTCATCTGAGGATCAAATAGCagcagaaaaattatttttgcaagcTGATCTAGATATGGATGGATATGTCTCAGGTATCGAAATCAAAGATGTCTTCCTTCAAAGTGGACTTCGACAGACTGTATTGGCTGATATATGGtacatatttttgtttattaattatgaCCGAAAAATAAAGTACGTCATTTATTCATATCTTTACTTATGTTCCAGGGGCCTTTGTGACACATGTCAAACTGGAAAGTTAAATAAAGAACAATTTGCTCTGGCTATGTGGCTTATTAAACAAAAACTTAGGGGTATTGATCCACCTGCATCTTTAACTTCTGATATGATACCACCTTCTATGCGAAAACCTTCTGATACTATTGTGGTaggtattttcttttgtttaacgAACTCTCATTTATTGATAtagtgttttatttaaaaagtacaaTATATGGTGTAATTAATGTACTGTAAAGCGTTTACGACCTTGGAATGCTCTCCAGAATACCATcataaatacaataattattaaaattccacCAACCATAATTACACTATAATTCGTTTGTAACTCTATTTCTCCAGtcacatttaattttattacgcCAATAATTTTATCTTTCTGCCAACAACTGGAAGCAaaatgaattatatttaaaaaatcattactCGGTCTTAAGCAATCGTCTTACCTATAGACGTTTGTATCTTCGAATTTTAATGATTTGAAGATTATATGCATTTGtggattaatataaattcttcctTGAGATTGATCTTGAATAACCGTTGGATTCAAGAATTTGTTATTAACATTCCAAGTAATTGGTATATTTGTATTTAAGCTTCTGAAAAAGTATGTAAAAATGTCataatgattatttaatttttttttaatggtttTTACCCTGGGCATATAAGTATTGCTTTCTTatcatatttttgataaatagtTGTGCGTATAACTGGTGGTGATGGAACAGGTATTCCTTGGATCATAGAATAAATACCAGCACTATTATTCGCACTTTCGATTACATTTCCTTGTTTATCACGCACTTCAAATATTGTATTTTGTGAGCACTTTATCTACAAAGTTATTCAACTTCATTTCATCatattatacataaaatattcttaatattattttatacatgaAACATTAAAGGTACCTTGCAATATCGCACCATCATTTCTGTCTTTCTATCGTTAATATCCGAAATATCCAAAAGTTCTTTAGGCACGTGCTTACTTTTACAGGGTAGTTTGTTTCTAAATAAACGTAAAATCGTTCTGATTTTATCATTAACACCTTCATTAAGAACTTCATTTTGAGTTATATCTTCTGGCATTTCATTCTGTTCATCTTTTGTAACTAAATATTATTatgtttctattttaatttcgtTAATACTCGTTTAATGGTAAAGGGTAATGTAGAAAAAGAATGTACTTTGtctctttgtttcttttgttACTACATTTGAAGAAATAGTGCAGTATCCGTATCGGACTTTTTTACCAACCATATTGCATTTAGAACATGGTGACCATTTAGTCCATGTTGTATaaacatttaaattatattccGCTATTGTCTTTTTTGGTATTGCATGAGGCTTATTTGGTGCAGTATTAGgatacacaatttttatttcttcagagTTAGTATCGATAGACACATAATAAGATGTTGACAGCATATCTCCTAATTTGCACCAGTATTGCCCAGCTTGTTCAGACTGTAgaagtttttaaatattattttaatgcataaattaataattaatttgtatatttcaattaagtatatgtatatatactttaatattatgtattattaattCCTTTTCATTTGGTGAAATCAGAATGttatctaattcttctattATTGTACTTGTTTCATTACTGTCATTATTGTTGAAGTACCActctatattattatttgcatATGTTTCTATTGGAGAAATACATATTTGACATTGCAACCTAAAATAAATtgcttaataattttaattgtacATGATATACTAAAATAACATTTCTTTAATCATACGTGACAAGTGTTCCTTCCATAGCTATAAGAGCTTCTGGATGCATTGTCTTTCCTGATTCAATATTAGTATATGCTTTCCTTAAACAGTTATAATATTCTTGCCATaattgtttatgtatctctCTATATGTTTCATTTGCCCTTGGATATTCAAATTCATTGATATCAAGAAGAAGTTCATTTTCTTGAAACAGatagaattttattatacatagtTGTCAGAAAATAGTAGAAGATATTTTACCTTTAGgcttattcaatattttatttattttcttccgaAGTTCGCtatatgtttttaataaattcatttttattgcaaaattgagCAATGTTATTATTTAAGATAAAATCGTTTTTAAATGTCTGGCTATTTGTTTCATAAAGTTCTCATATCTCTATAAAActtgaaatatcatttttgagttcttcatttattttaaacatttatctttACATTCATATTAAAATATCATGTCAAATAATcgtaaatacaatttaaatacaaaatcaAACGTATATTCATCatttaaagagaaaaatagtACTTCAGATATTCAAGATTCCGTGAAAGTTACACCTTTGTCGTTAACTTATAAATCTCCTGCAGATATTTTGCAAACAGAGAGGgcaaaaaatattatgtttgTTAAACAGCTACAAAAAGAAGCAAAAGAAGCTAGACTAAAATCTTTATTTGAGATGGATAGCTCTgggaaaattaaatacaaaacgCGTCGTGAATATATGCAAGAATTTATAATGAAT
This Osmia lignaria lignaria isolate PbOS001 chromosome 9, iyOsmLign1, whole genome shotgun sequence DNA region includes the following protein-coding sequences:
- the lig gene encoding ubiquitin-associated protein-like lingerer isoform X1, coding for MSSSNKSVSSGARGTNKNKSQQHGKSDHQTKSSDSSKHEKAQPNTVQMRHAQIIDTRMGSGEDPVLKERIKQVMDMTRRSEDEVVMALHDSDGDLDRAVNDLLEGVKTEWEVKKKKPRQPSGSKQNMDTSGGQDESGDWDERRNQRGGGPPRMRGRANHDNRGWRGRENKENERNMEDGVRDGSYGGNRRGRGGPGRPGRGGRGGSRGLGPRTFANRNDPSSTSSAHSFNRPIDTWTGNEEQQQGVQEPKMDAWNNLDSTEDWDNEEYTGSLADTKVFTPSTSVAEPPPPIEEPKTQDLQTVQSNQNVNLSLLQQEELPKLSEIPPIQQQTLIQQTQQQQSVLSLPTMQLSQQPNAISGGVLTAAQTQYLTQLTQQTSESLKAAGQTTFSSSITNQPQRPTKQRPRVPPPSKIPSTAVEMPGDAVNSGIGFLDVQFGALEFGSDSSSLDGSANEKYNSASSTIPGVDVTSTTNAVNTANTNNSLDIETTQSSTTPFNTTSQMLSNSENLPVSSEHSINAQTFTGRGNSTGQSLDITKQDFTSQVSPGNAATYGTTTTYQSQKSSFQAPTATPSTYNAYSTNAQSAQSSFQTASGTSANSYSATATVTQASYNSSTSFPQSNTSNFSQASPSASATSGYNQPTTTNQVYQSATGYVPATTSQYQAQSVATNTVSNSSTGYQTSGYQGSSSFQSTPQAYQQSGTTFTSPITQTSAAYQSAAQSVYGTYGTYASQPQTASHNHKLNNATTKDSQYDSNTTTSNSSLATTTAPTLGLSSTSVNSSQTKVTNSNAVPKSTSSGVVTGSSGTGNMTGGGAAGSMTPMLSHQYIMGQGVPYAFQQPMYSYEELQLMQQRIPHMPTTGYYDAALGYQTTGPATSLGGGRGDALSGVQGVQGVQGVQGAYTSISDARFARNDSNASPVPSTMSQQTATQHQQPMMNPTLPPTYAYFAYGGGIMPGGFQYGTPAIYPQIATAGNAGTNSGAYSAKPGGYGSGYGANASYDALASAGPSAEYKGAGNNYTSTQTGKTGTSTGNTNTGGSSATDISATMYAKSHVALSKVNSYDKQTFHSATPPPFGLTGSQNAGLPGGYGTPHLFIPTMPHQLHQPLHQDGGSSTGQRSNTSSQNKAQAKPGYSPSYWTGNN